From the genome of Streptacidiphilus sp. PB12-B1b:
CGTCGACCAGCAGCTCCAGCCGCTCCCGGGCCCGCGCCGCCCGGGACTCGGCCTGGAACCGCTCGGTCACCTCGACGATCGTGGAGCTGACCCCGAGTATCCGCCCGCCGGGCTCGGCCAGCCGGAAGTAGGAGGCCGACCAGGCGCGGTCGTGGTCCGGATCGGCCGGGGTACGGCCGTGCGAGCGGGCGTCGATGACCGGCTCGCCGGTCTCCAGCACCTGCTGCACCACCGCCTCCACCTCGGCGCCGTTGATGCCGGGCAGCACCTCGGCCGTGGTCAGCCCGAGGTGCTCCTCCGCCGGGATGCCGTTGATCCGGGCCAGGGCGTCGTTCAGCCGCACGAAGCGCAGATCGGTGTCGTAGACCGCCATGCCCACCGGGGCCTGCGAGAAGAAGCTGTCCAGCACGGCCAGATCGCCCACCAGCCGACGCACCGCCCGGACGTCCGAGGCCACCGCCAGCACCAGCGGCTGGCCGTCCGGCCCGGCGACCGGATACGTGCGGAACTCCAGGTTCACCGTGTGGCCGTCCCGGTGGCGCACCGGGAACACCCCGGACCAGGGGGCGCCGGCCAGGATCGCCGCGAACAGGTCCAGCACGTCGGAGCGCTGCTCCTCGGTCACCAGGATGTCGGCGGCGTAGCGGCCCACGGCCTCGGCGGGCGAGAAGCCCAGCAGGGCCTGCGCCTCGTCGCTCCAGTGCAGGATCCGGCCGTCGCCCCCGATCAGCGCTGTCGCAATGGGGATGATCAGCAGACCGCTGTCGCGCGCCTCCTCGCCCGCCGTGCGGCGGGAGCCAGCGCCCGTGCTCTGTCCGTTGGTGCGCATGGTCAGGAAACCACCCGGAGGTCGTCGTTCCGCTCTGACATCTTCCCACGTATGGCGCGGACCGCTCATGTGCGGCACACGCTATCCGCGCGGAGCGCGGCGCGGGGCCGCTTCCCGCCGGCGCGGGGCCCCTTCCCGCCCCGAAGCCGCCGCCACAGCCGCTACGGCGGCGGCCCACCCCCATTGCGCCGAACGGGCGAGCCCATGCCCCCGAGCGGCCAGCCGTCCGCCGTCCGCCGTCCGTTCGCCGCCGCTGCGCTGAAGCTCCGCCGTCCGGTGTCGGCGTCTGGCAGTGTGCTCCGCGTGACTGTTGAAGCCTTCTGGGAACTGATGGAAGCGTGCCGCCGACAGGCGCAGGGCCGACAGGCGCGGCTCGCCTGGCTGCAGGCCGACCTGTCCCGCAGGCCGCTGCCGGAGATCATCGGGTTCCAGCTCTGCCTGGAGCAGCTGGCCGCCCAGGCGCTCACCGGGGAGTTGGCGGCCGCGGCCCGGCGGATCTTCGGCGGCCGCTGCACGGACGACGACCTCGAGTACTTCGGCCTCTGGCTGATCGGGCTGGGACCTGACGCGTACCGGCGGGCGCTCCTCGACCCGGACACCCTGGCCGACGCCCCCGAGGTCCTGGCCCTGGCGGGTCGGCACTGGACGACCTGGGGCGAGGACTGGCCCGGCTGGGAGACGCTGGACTACGCCGCCTCGGAAGCCTACGAGCTGGCGACCGGCGACCAGGATGACTTCCACGACGCCCTGGAAGCCCATCGCGACACCCACCCCGCCGCCGCCGGACCCACCATCGAACCCCAGACCGCCCACGACCACCCCGAAGCCGCCCGCCGCCTACTCAAACTGAGCACCCTGTTCCCCCTCACCCCCGCCCCATGAGGCAGAGCCCCGGCGGGAGGAGGCACCGTTGAGCGAGTACGCGCCGAGGACGAGTAGCAGGCATGACATCGAGCCCCCGCTCGTCTGCTCGGGCGGGGGCTTTCGTGCGCGCTGCGGAGGAGGCGGTCAGGCGGTGAAGGTGACGGTGACCGGTGCGTGGTCGGACCAGCGGGCGGGGTGGGTGGGGGCGCGTTCGACCAGGGCGGAGGTGGCCCGGGCGGCGAGGGCGGGGGTGGCGAGCTGGTAGTCGATGCGCCATCCGGCGTCGTTGTCGAAGGCGCGGCCCCGGTAGGACCACCAGGTGTAGGGTCCGGGGCCCTCGGGGTGCAGGCGGCGGACCACGTCCACGTAGCCGGCCTCGTCCAGGACGCGGGTGAACCAGGCGCGCTCCTCGGGGAGGAAGCCGGCGTTCTTCTGGTTGGTCTTCCAGTTCTTCAGGTCGACCTCCTGGTGCGCGATGTTCCAGTCGCCGCAGACCACGACCTCGCGGCCGTCGGCGGCGGCGCGCTCGCGCAGCTGCTTCAGGTGCTGCAGGAACTCCTCCAGGAAGCGCTCCTTCTCGTCCTGGCGCGGGGTGCCGACCTCGCCCGAGGGCAGGTAGAGGCTGGCGACGGTGATGCCGGGGAGGTCGATCTCGGCGTAGCGGCCCGAGGCGTCGAACTCGGCCGAGCCGAAGCCGATCCGCCGCGCCTGCGGTTCAGCGCGGGAGAGCAGGGCGAC
Proteins encoded in this window:
- a CDS encoding DUF4240 domain-containing protein; protein product: MTVEAFWELMEACRRQAQGRQARLAWLQADLSRRPLPEIIGFQLCLEQLAAQALTGELAAAARRIFGGRCTDDDLEYFGLWLIGLGPDAYRRALLDPDTLADAPEVLALAGRHWTTWGEDWPGWETLDYAASEAYELATGDQDDFHDALEAHRDTHPAAAGPTIEPQTAHDHPEAARRLLKLSTLFPLTPAP
- a CDS encoding exodeoxyribonuclease III, whose product is MSTTDSLTISTANVNGLRAATGKGYVEWLAATRADVVCLQEVRAEPEQLAAHVREPEGWHTLWAPSAAKGRAGVALLSRAEPQARRIGFGSAEFDASGRYAEIDLPGITVASLYLPSGEVGTPRQDEKERFLEEFLQHLKQLRERAAADGREVVVCGDWNIAHQEVDLKNWKTNQKNAGFLPEERAWFTRVLDEAGYVDVVRRLHPEGPGPYTWWSYRGRAFDNDAGWRIDYQLATPALAARATSALVERAPTHPARWSDHAPVTVTFTA